The Aphidius gifuensis isolate YNYX2018 linkage group LG2, ASM1490517v1, whole genome shotgun sequence DNA window TGATGATGATCAAAGGTTTGAAAATCCAGGAATGCATCATGTCCCAGCACCACCAGTCAATGAACCTCatagaaattttattcacCAAGTCAATGATCGGATCGGTGGCAATGTCGATCGTACAAACGATcgggtaatttttttttcactaattgcaacagatttattaatttttttttactaattataatacatttatttcattataatatatttataattatactttcatgcataaattacttgataattttttcaatttagcGTTGGACTCATTTACACGGAGAAGTATACATACGAACTGATAGACTTCGTTTCCTTCGTTTAGATTCTCCAAGAGCTAAAACTGCCAGTTCGCAGCTTATAAAAATGCTAGTTCCTCAAGAAGTTCTACAAACTCATTCAGTTTCTTGTAAAAGATCTCCAGCTCTTCCAGATAGAGGTGCCAAACCACCCCTGGATCCAAGATTAATTGAAGCTATATATcgttagaattttttttattttcattattattaatattatgtcCTATagctaatatttataatttatttatttatttactctttttttttttagaatatgtCATTACTTATGTTGAACCAGGAGCACGAAAGTCATCCATCACAAGTGGAATAACATATGCCTGTAACAATTCAACTAGAAATAATCGTAGAATTGCTAATAATGGTCGACAATAATTTTTGTGCAAGactttaaatctttttttttttttagggaattttgaTTTCCTCTTGTTTTAAATCTATCGCTTTTCATCTGGatccccccccccccccacgAAAATtgtctaagtcccttaatctaaatacgataaatatgaaaaatatcattaaatatagagagaaatatagaaaaatcactgaatataacgaaaaaaacgattaatatggaaaaatattcgtaaatacaaaagaaaatgtagaaaaaattaggaaaatatcaaagaaaaatcagtgaatatatagaaaaaaatgataaatgtgggaaaatatcagtaaatataaaggaaaaattactaaatataaagaaaaaatcgctgaatataaaaaaaaatcagatagttataggaaaatatcagggaaatatcagtaaatatcaaggaaaacttACTAAATCTAAAGAAacatacgataaatatgggaaatatcagtaaatatgaaaggaaaatcactgaatataaagaaaacaaacgataaatatgggaaaatatcagtaaatataaagaaaaagtcgctgaatataaaaaaaaaacggataaatatagaaaaatatcagtaaacatgaagaaaaaagcgctgaatataatgaaaattccgataattatgggaaaatatcagggaaatattagtaaatatcaaggaaaacttactgaatatagagaaaaatacgataaatatggaaaatatcagtaaatatgtaggaaaaatcactgaatatgaagaaaaatatgataaatatgggaaaggatcagtaaatataaaggaaaatgtagaaaaaaataggaaaatatcaaagaaaaatcagtgaatataaagaaataacgataaatatgggaaaatatcttcgttttaaaaatttataaatttcctaTTAGACTATCCCATGAGTTTTCCTACACGAAAAGTGATCCGCTCATTTAATATTTCCTGTAAGCATCGCGACCGAAATATTGTAGGACTTCCTACAAGTTTTCCCTGAAGGACGTTCCTATAAGTGACCCTTGTAGGAAATTTTCGTACGTGTATTGGAAAAACAAAAGTATCTGAGTTGGGtttgttaaaatttgtttgttggGCAAGAAGATTGAAGGTCATCAAGATCGAAGAATTGTCCTTGTCAGTTGAATTAAT harbors:
- the LOC122849300 gene encoding uncharacterized protein LOC122849300 isoform X2, with the translated sequence MNNMMPHIGLIIDHQNAVQRVHLNGHEPMNTMMRWTHLHGEVYIRTDRLRFLRLDSPRAKTASSQLIKMLVPQEVLQTHSVSCKRSPALPDRGAKPPLDPRLIEAIYQYVITYVEPGARKSSITSGITYACNNSTRNNRRIANNGRQ
- the LOC122849300 gene encoding uncharacterized protein LOC122849300 isoform X1, which encodes MHHVPAPPVNEPHRNFIHQVNDRIGGNVDRTNDRRWTHLHGEVYIRTDRLRFLRLDSPRAKTASSQLIKMLVPQEVLQTHSVSCKRSPALPDRGAKPPLDPRLIEAIYQYVITYVEPGARKSSITSGITYACNNSTRNNRRIANNGRQ